The genomic DNA CCTTTTCGTCGTCCGATATGAGGCCCACCCCGTCGGCACGTGCCCGCTACCAGCGGAAGGACAAGTCCCATGCTCTCGAGCTTGCTGCTGGTGCTGTTGACGCAAGTGGCCTGTACTCCCGGCGAAACGTCGCTGGTGTGCGGCTGCAAGGCGGGCATGGTGAGCGCCTGCGTGACCCTCGCGGCGGATGACACGCGCAAGGCCGCCCAGGTGTTGGACCAGGTGCAAGAGGCCCTGGAGCAAGCCTCATTGATGGCGGGCGAGGGAGATGAGAACAAGACGAAGCAACTCCAGGCGGTAGCGGAGTCCCTGTCCCAGTCGCTCGGCTCCTCCGAGCCGCCTCAATGCAAGGGCCAGGAGCACCACCTCATCTCCCGTCCCATCGCTAAGCGCCTGGAGGAGCACCCCACGCTCGGGGGACTCTACAAACCTCGAGACCCCCGCTTCGTGGCCCAAGCCAAGGACGAGCAGGCTCACTGCGGCTACCAGCAGTGGCACCGTGATGTGGACACGGAGATGATCGAGTGGCTCAAGGAGCGTCCCAAGGCCACGCCCCAGCAATTCATGGACAAGTTGCGCGACCTCTACAGCCGCCCTGAGATGAAGGCGAGGTCCCCCCATGGATTCTGAGTTCTCTACCTCCCCGTCCTTTTTCGTCTTGGAAGAGGGCGCATCCTCGTCCCGTTACGATGCCGAATTGGAGAAGGTCGAGCCCGTCAATCGCGCGGATGCGCCTCGCTGCCCACGGTGTGGCGACATCATTGGGTTGCTGACATGGCGTCCCCCCTACCGCGTCGAGCTGGAACTGCATGGGGAGGAACCCGGCGACTTCATCCGCGGTACGGGATACGAGGAACTCATCTCCGAACGTTTCGCGGAGTCCTTCCGCGCGGAGGGGCTCACCGGACTGGAGGGCTTCCACCCCGTGGAGGTATGCCGGGTGCGCTGCATGAGGAAGAGACCGAGCCAGCCTCTTACCGTCCCTCGCTACTACGTTGTCTGGCCCTGCTTTGGCCGGGCGGCGGTGGACCTGGTGCTCAATCGCGTGCGGTTCGCCCCTCCTCCCACTTGCACCGAGTGCCGCTCGACGGGTATCGACACCATCCACGGTTTCGTCCTGGAGCCAGGTACCTGGGCGGGTGAGGACATCTTCCGCCCCCGCGGCATGCAGGGGAGAGTTGTCGTCTCCGAGCGATTCAAGGACTTCGTCGAACGGCACGGGCTGACCAACATCCAGCTCACGCCTACCGAGCAGTTCGTACGGGATCCCTCCAACCTCGGACCCGCTCCCCTGCCCACGGCGTGAGCCGAGCTCAAGGACAAATCCCATGCTCTCGAGCTTGCTGCTGGTGCTGTTGACACAGGCCATTGCCTGCACGCCCGGAGAGACGTCCCTGGTGTGTAGCTGCAAGGCGGGCATGGTGAGCGCCTGCGTGACCCTCGCGGCGGATGACACGCGCAAGGCCGCCCAGGTGTTGGACCAGGTGCAGGAGGCCCTGGAGCAAGCCTCGTTGATGGCGGGCGAGGGAGACGAGAACAAGACGAAGCAACTCCAGGCGACGGCGGAGTCGTTGTCCCAGTCACTCGGCTCCTCCGAACCGCCCCAATGCAAGGGTCAGGAACATCACCTCATCTCCCGGCCCATCGCCAGGCAGCTTTCAAAGCACCCCACGCTCAGAGGACTCTACACACCTCGGGATCCACGATTCGTGGCCCGGGCCAGGGACGAGCAGGCGCACTGCGGCTACCAACAGTGGCACCGCGACGTGGACGAGGAAGTCATTCGCTGGCTCAATGGAAACTCCAAGGCCACGCCCCAGGGGTTCATGGACAAGTTGCGCGACATCTACAGCCGACCCGAGATGAAGGCGAGGTTTCCCGATGGATTCTGAGGCCTCTCCGCGCTTCTTCGTCTTGGAAGAGGGTGGCTCCCGGTCCCGCTACGACACGGATGTCGACCCGGTCGAGCCCGAAAATCTCGCGGATGCACCTCGCTGTCCACGGTGCGGCGATTTTATTGGAATGCTGACCTCGCTCCCACCTCATCGGGTCGAGTTGGAACTGCATGGGGAAGAACTCGGCGACTTCATTCGCTGTCCGGGATACGAGCGGCTCCTCTCCGAGCGCTTCGCGGAGGCCTTCCGCGCGGAGGGGCTCACCGGATTGGAGGGCTTCCATCCCGTCGAAGTCGTCCGGGTTCGCTGCATGAGGAGGAGGCCACTCAAGCCGCTCACCGTGCCTCGTTACTACATTGTCTCGCCCTGCTTCGGCCGGGCGATGGTGGATGTGGTGCTCAACCGTGTGCGCGTCTCCAAGCCGCCCACCTGCATGGAGTGCCGCTCGACGGGTATCGACGCCATCCACGGTTTCGTCCTGGAGCCGGACACCTGGGGAGGCGAGGACATCTTCCGCCCTCGCGGTATGCAAGGCGAACTCGTCGTCTCCGAGCGCTTCAAGGACTTCGTCGAGCGGCACGAGTTGACCAACATCCGGCTCACTCCCACCGAGCAGTTCGTGTGGGACCCGTCCAACCTCGGACCCGCGCCCCTGCCCACGACGTGAGCCGAGCTCAAGGACAAATCCCATGCTCTCGAGCTTGCTGCTGGTGCTGTTGACGCAGGCCATTGCCTGCACGCCCGGAGAGACGTCCCTGGTGTGTAGTTGCAAGGCGGGCATGGTGAGCGCCTGCGTGACGCTCGCGGCGGATGACACGCGCAAGGCCGCCCAGGTGTTGGACCAGGTGCAGGAGGCCCTGGAGCAAGCCTCGTTGATGGCGGGCGAGGGAGACGAGAACAAGACGAAGCAACTCCAGGCGACGGCGGAGTCGTTGTCCCAGTCACTCGGCTCCTCCGAGCCGCCCCAGTGCAAGGGCCAGGAGCACCACCTCATCTCCCGTCCCATTGCCAGGAAGTTGGAGGAGCACTCCTCACTCAAGGGACTTTACAAACCCAGGGACCCACGCTTCATCGCACGAGCCAGAGACGAGCAGGCGCACTGTGGTTACCAGCAGTGGCACCGAGACGTGGACGAGGAGGTCATCCGCTGGCTCGATAGGTATTCCAAAGCCACGCCCAAGGATTTCATGGACAAGTTGCGCGACATCTACAGCCGCCCTGAGATGAAGGTGAGGTTCCCCAATGGATTCTGAGGCCTCCGTCTCCCCACGATTCTTCGTCCTCGAAGAGGGAGTCCCCTCATCCCGTTACGATGTCGATGTGGAGAAGGCCGAGCCCGTCAACCGTGCGGAGGCTCCTCGCTGCCCACGCTGCGGAGATATCATCGGGTTGCTGACCTGGAGCGCCCCCTATCGGGTCGAGCTGGAACTACACGGGGAGGAACTTGGGGACTTCATCCGAAGCACAGGGTACGAGCGGCTCATCTCCGAGCGGTTCACGGAGGCCTTCCGCGCCGAAGGGCTCACCGGCTTGGAGGGCTTCCATCCCATCGAAGTCGTCCGGGTGCGCTATATGAGGAAGAGACCTCGTCAACCGCTCGCCGTGCCCCGCTACTACGTTGTCTGGCCCTGCTTTGGCCGGGCGGCAGTGGACTTGGTGCTCAACCGCGTACGTTTCTCCAAGCCCCCCACCTGCACCGAGTGCCGTGCGACGGGTATCGACGCCATCCACGGTTTCGTCCTGGAACCGGGCACCTGGAGCGGTGAGGACATCTTCCGCCCGCGCGGCATGCAAGGCGACCTCGTCGTCTCCGAGCGCTTCAAGGACTTCGTCGAGCGGCACGGATTCACGAACATGCGGCTCACGCCCACCGAGCAGTACGTGTGGGACCCCTCCAACCTCGGACCCGCGCCCCTGCCAACCGCGTGAGCCGAGCTCAAGGACAAATCCC from Melittangium boletus DSM 14713 includes the following:
- a CDS encoding Wall-associated protein precursor; translation: MLSSLLLVLLTQVACTPGETSLVCGCKAGMVSACVTLAADDTRKAAQVLDQVQEALEQASLMAGEGDENKTKQLQAVAESLSQSLGSSEPPQCKGQEHHLISRPIAKRLEEHPTLGGLYKPRDPRFVAQAKDEQAHCGYQQWHRDVDTEMIEWLKERPKATPQQFMDKLRDLYSRPEMKARSPHGF
- a CDS encoding Wall-associated protein precursor; this translates as MLSSLLLVLLTQAIACTPGETSLVCSCKAGMVSACVTLAADDTRKAAQVLDQVQEALEQASLMAGEGDENKTKQLQATAESLSQSLGSSEPPQCKGQEHHLISRPIARQLSKHPTLRGLYTPRDPRFVARARDEQAHCGYQQWHRDVDEEVIRWLNGNSKATPQGFMDKLRDIYSRPEMKARFPDGF
- a CDS encoding imm11 family protein, translating into MLTSLPPHRVELELHGEELGDFIRCPGYERLLSERFAEAFRAEGLTGLEGFHPVEVVRVRCMRRRPLKPLTVPRYYIVSPCFGRAMVDVVLNRVRVSKPPTCMECRSTGIDAIHGFVLEPDTWGGEDIFRPRGMQGELVVSERFKDFVERHELTNIRLTPTEQFVWDPSNLGPAPLPTT
- a CDS encoding Wall-associated protein precursor, whose amino-acid sequence is MLSSLLLVLLTQAIACTPGETSLVCSCKAGMVSACVTLAADDTRKAAQVLDQVQEALEQASLMAGEGDENKTKQLQATAESLSQSLGSSEPPQCKGQEHHLISRPIARKLEEHSSLKGLYKPRDPRFIARARDEQAHCGYQQWHRDVDEEVIRWLDRYSKATPKDFMDKLRDIYSRPEMKVRFPNGF